One part of the Aurantibacillus circumpalustris genome encodes these proteins:
- a CDS encoding branched-chain amino acid aminotransferase yields the protein MTGTIDIKVEKIKKSRVSEYDINNVPFGKCFSDHMLVAEYSDGKWQNASIMPYQDMPMSYAMSSLHYGQAIFEGMKAYKNEKGEVSIFRAPDNFKRLNKSAIRMAMPEIPEDLFMNGLMELIRLDSSWVPSSETGSLYIRPFLIATDEAIGVKISDTYKFVIITCPAGKYYSEPIKVLVETNYYRAVKGGVGFVKAAGNYGRSLYPAKLAQQKGYQQVIWTDSETQQYFEESGTMNVMFVIGDTLLTPGLSDTILDGVTRSSVLMLAKEWGMKVEERKVSIKEVFEAIENKTLKEVFGCGTAATIAQIIGIGHNGKDYALPPVSERKFSTKVDDTLRSIRKGKLEDKYNWMMKVPS from the coding sequence ATGACGGGAACTATTGACATTAAAGTAGAGAAAATTAAAAAAAGCCGAGTTTCGGAATACGATATTAATAATGTGCCTTTTGGAAAATGTTTTAGCGATCACATGCTTGTAGCAGAATATTCTGATGGTAAATGGCAAAACGCTTCAATAATGCCTTATCAAGATATGCCTATGAGTTATGCTATGAGTTCATTGCATTATGGTCAGGCAATCTTTGAAGGGATGAAGGCTTATAAAAACGAAAAAGGGGAAGTATCTATTTTTCGCGCACCTGATAATTTTAAACGCTTAAATAAAAGTGCCATCCGCATGGCAATGCCTGAAATTCCTGAAGATTTATTCATGAACGGTTTAATGGAATTAATTCGCCTCGACTCATCTTGGGTGCCTTCTAGCGAAACAGGAAGTTTATACATCCGTCCTTTTTTAATCGCAACCGATGAAGCCATAGGTGTAAAAATAAGTGATACTTACAAATTTGTAATCATTACTTGTCCTGCTGGTAAATATTACAGCGAGCCAATTAAAGTATTGGTAGAAACAAATTATTACCGCGCTGTAAAAGGTGGTGTGGGTTTTGTAAAAGCAGCTGGTAATTATGGCAGAAGTTTATATCCCGCAAAATTAGCCCAGCAAAAAGGGTATCAGCAAGTAATTTGGACTGATAGCGAAACACAACAGTATTTTGAAGAAAGCGGCACCATGAACGTGATGTTTGTAATTGGGGACACACTTTTAACTCCAGGATTAAGCGATACAATTCTAGATGGTGTAACCCGTAGTTCTGTTTTAATGCTTGCAAAAGAATGGGGAATGAAAGTTGAAGAACGTAAAGTAAGCATTAAAGAAGTGTTTGAAGCCATTGAGAACAAAACCTTAAAAGAAGTTTTTGGTTGTGGTACAGCGGCAACGATTGCGCAAATTATCGGTATTGGTCATAATGGAAAAGATTATGCATTGCCTCCTGTTTCTGAGCGTAAGTTTTCTACGAAAGTAGATGATACTTTAAGAAGTATTCGCAAAGGTAAATTAGAAGATAAATATAACTGGATGATGAAGGTGCCTTCATAA
- a CDS encoding phage holin family protein yields MMEENKENFLEETYGLFTNYVDDRILLLKIQTAEKSGKLMSAFVTIAVVALFTFFILLFVSIMGGYYFAELTGSTFKGFSIVAGIYCLLLLMFLVVNKQILSKRIIDLVIRIFFERSAVETDLSKDDE; encoded by the coding sequence ATGATGGAGGAAAATAAGGAAAATTTTTTAGAGGAAACTTATGGATTATTCACAAATTACGTGGATGATCGTATACTGCTTTTAAAAATACAAACAGCAGAAAAGTCAGGTAAGTTAATGTCCGCTTTTGTTACAATAGCTGTTGTAGCTTTATTCACTTTTTTTATTTTGCTTTTTGTAAGCATAATGGGTGGTTATTATTTTGCTGAGCTAACAGGCAGTACATTTAAGGGTTTTAGCATTGTGGCCGGCATTTATTGTTTGTTGTTGTTAATGTTTCTTGTAGTGAATAAACAAATATTATCAAAAAGAATTATTGATTTAGTAATTAGAATCTTCTTCGAACGCTCTGCAGTAGAAACCGACTTAAGTAAAGACGATGAGTAA
- a CDS encoding YtxH domain-containing protein produces MDKKSKLFLAFGAGALVGAAIVALYSTDKGKELVKKLKDQAGDLAEDLKKNFKEFESEFTDFVKSEDSKENTQV; encoded by the coding sequence ATGGACAAGAAATCAAAACTATTTTTAGCGTTTGGAGCTGGTGCTTTGGTTGGTGCCGCAATAGTTGCTCTTTACTCTACCGATAAAGGAAAAGAACTTGTTAAAAAGTTAAAAGATCAAGCCGGTGATTTAGCCGAAGATCTAAAAAAAAACTTTAAAGAGTTTGAATCAGAATTTACTGATTTTGTAAAAAGCGAAGACTCAAAAGAAAATACTCAAGTTTGA
- a CDS encoding AI-2E family transporter, producing MREFFTAFLGSVMFYVLFKPWMENLVNKRKWKKSRAAILIVIVSFFIIMLPIIAFSSLIFNKVAPFISHPEILKNYILGIQHKFNVIILSKKNIEEIQSYATGMVSNILNMGLTLFSSITMMYFFLYFLLVSVGRLEATIVLYLPFDKRKILLFGSELKAQTFSNAIGVPLIAVTQGISAFVAYYIAGVPEAAFWGILTGFASIIPIVGTGIIWVPICAYLFFAGNTWQGFAVLGWSALIMGSADNVIRFMLAKRMADVHPVITVLGVIMGLNYMGVPGLIFGPLLISYFVILVKIYYSTYRKHTVERSEKDATLHIGVPFIYQKKFTQKKQ from the coding sequence ATGCGTGAATTTTTTACTGCGTTTTTAGGAAGCGTCATGTTTTATGTGCTTTTCAAACCGTGGATGGAAAATTTAGTAAATAAAAGAAAATGGAAAAAAAGCCGAGCTGCTATACTTATTGTCATTGTATCTTTCTTTATCATCATGCTTCCCATTATTGCTTTCTCCAGTTTAATTTTTAATAAAGTAGCACCATTTATTTCACACCCTGAAATATTAAAAAATTACATCCTCGGAATTCAACACAAATTTAATGTCATTATTCTTTCAAAGAAAAATATTGAAGAAATTCAAAGCTACGCAACCGGCATGGTTTCAAATATCCTCAACATGGGTCTTACGTTATTTTCGTCTATCACCATGATGTATTTCTTTCTATATTTTTTACTTGTAAGCGTGGGAAGACTGGAAGCCACTATTGTTTTATACCTTCCTTTTGATAAACGTAAAATACTATTATTTGGGTCTGAATTAAAAGCGCAAACATTTAGCAATGCCATTGGTGTTCCTCTTATAGCGGTGACCCAAGGTATCAGTGCCTTTGTGGCGTACTACATTGCAGGTGTTCCTGAAGCTGCTTTTTGGGGCATACTTACGGGTTTCGCGTCAATCATTCCAATTGTTGGTACTGGAATTATTTGGGTTCCAATTTGTGCGTATCTATTCTTCGCTGGTAACACCTGGCAGGGATTTGCAGTACTGGGGTGGAGCGCCTTAATTATGGGTAGTGCAGACAATGTTATTCGTTTTATGCTTGCAAAACGCATGGCCGATGTGCATCCCGTAATTACGGTACTTGGTGTAATCATGGGTTTAAATTACATGGGGGTTCCGGGACTTATTTTTGGACCCTTATTAATTTCTTACTTTGTGATTTTGGTTAAAATATATTATTCCACTTACCGAAAACATACCGTGGAAAGGTCTGAAAAAGATGCTACACTTCACATTGGCGTGCCATTTATTTATCAGAAAAAATTTACGCAGAAAAAACAATAA
- a CDS encoding UDP-2,3-diacylglucosamine diphosphatase has product MSNKKIYFASDFHLGVPSRESSLKREKLVCKWLDSIKHDAAEIFLVGDLFDFWYEYKYTVPKGTVRLIGKIAELTDAGIPVHFFVGNHDLWMKDYFIEELNVSIHHKPITKTFNDKIFYIGHGDGLGPGDNWYKLLRKIFASKTCQWLFSRLHPNFAFYIAKQSSKRKKEATGNEDEKFLGAENEWLYLYSRDYLKENKVDFFVFGHRHLPLDLDIEGRARYINLGEWIQYNTYAVFDGEKMELKTFES; this is encoded by the coding sequence GTGAGCAATAAAAAAATATATTTCGCATCCGATTTTCATTTGGGAGTTCCTTCACGTGAGAGCAGCTTAAAACGTGAAAAGCTTGTTTGTAAATGGTTGGATAGCATTAAGCACGACGCGGCAGAAATTTTTTTGGTCGGCGATCTTTTTGATTTTTGGTACGAATACAAATACACTGTTCCTAAAGGCACTGTACGTTTGATAGGAAAGATTGCAGAGCTTACCGATGCAGGGATTCCAGTCCATTTTTTCGTTGGAAACCACGACCTTTGGATGAAAGATTATTTTATTGAAGAGTTAAACGTGAGCATTCATCACAAACCAATAACAAAAACTTTTAACGATAAAATATTTTATATCGGACACGGTGACGGTTTAGGGCCTGGAGATAATTGGTATAAACTCTTACGTAAAATATTTGCAAGTAAAACATGTCAGTGGCTCTTTAGTCGCTTACATCCGAATTTCGCTTTTTACATCGCAAAACAAAGCAGCAAACGAAAAAAAGAAGCAACGGGTAACGAGGATGAAAAATTTTTAGGGGCAGAGAACGAGTGGTTGTATTTATATAGCAGAGACTATCTTAAGGAAAATAAAGTTGATTTTTTTGTCTTCGGTCACCGTCATTTACCACTTGATTTGGATATTGAAGGAAGAGCTCGGTATATTAATTTAGGCGAATGGATTCAATACAATACGTATGCAGTTTTTGATGGCGAAAAAATGGAGTTGAAAACCTTCGAAAGTTAA
- a CDS encoding M1 family metallopeptidase produces MKFKSKKNWRLVLYLALFFNHNFVVSQQSYFQQRIDYKLDVALNDENHSLRAFEEIKYVNNSQQALDVIYFHLWPNAYKNSSTALAKQLLWQGKTDFYYSKPEERGYLDSLDFKVNGKLIKWEYDKEHIDICKLILNEPIRPSDSIIITTPFFLKIPDAKFSRLGHTNQAYYMTQWYPKPAVYDRKGWHQMPYLDQGEFFSEFGSFDVKITLPDNYVLCATGDKESNSDEEDFLNKKINETLKAIEKSPKDKQDESSFSTPVSTKLFKTIRFRQSQVHDFAWFADKRFYVMRDSVELPESKRKVNTWVYFTPKNLEFWKDAITYIGKSTVFYSLHNGDYPYNNVSALDGSIMAGGGMEYPNITVIGDVSSAIELDMVIAHEVGHNWFYGILGSNERDHPFLDEGVNSFVELRYMRTNYPEKKLGAFIQKDSTFKLFGLNKFPFWKYQELPFYSAIRKRTDQEIFLASTDFTESNYGAIVYGKSALVLDYLMDYMGENVLDKAMHSYFETYKFKHPSPNDFFKTLNEFSGKDLNDFQKHLIYSTAKIDYKITKVKLKKEGGYTLTLKNKTNAILPFNITSYDKTNTPIDVKWYDGFENKREITITSAEVDHFKIDGQNRMPDINRKNNIIKAQGLFKRSRPLRLSFLSRFEEPSRTNINYIPMIAGNYYNGAMVGMAFHNYGFYERRFEYLIAPMFAFNTKTPVGFLEFNYNAYPKKVFQQITIGAKAKTFAYDQFKTKFVNEILSTNYQDLPLNFYKIAPYVKFELKKKNPLSHISQFITYSNTNLLVDSLDTKAFVTGEGLKKKTEYSFVNQLNYDLKNARAIDPFSFNISLQHTSSMAKISGALNYKIALNKKHSIDLRVFAGAFLAGNSNERGYYAFRASGYNGWHDYMFDGNYVARNERGGFGFSQFIEKDGALKIWTPLGQSAEWLTSVNIKSPRAFKFIRVFGDLVVCDGRSLLNDKFLWDAGFNLVFWNDIIEVYIPLVYNTDIKKTLDLNKVSFPNTIRFTFNIHKLGIKSILQNSFF; encoded by the coding sequence ATGAAATTTAAATCGAAAAAAAATTGGCGCTTGGTTTTATACTTAGCGCTTTTTTTTAACCACAATTTTGTAGTTAGCCAACAAAGTTATTTTCAACAACGTATAGATTATAAATTAGACGTTGCGCTTAATGATGAGAACCATAGCTTACGAGCTTTCGAGGAAATTAAGTATGTGAATAATTCTCAGCAAGCTCTGGATGTGATCTATTTTCACCTCTGGCCAAATGCTTACAAAAACAGTTCTACTGCATTAGCTAAACAATTGTTGTGGCAAGGTAAAACCGATTTTTATTATTCTAAACCCGAAGAACGCGGATACCTTGACAGTCTTGATTTTAAAGTAAATGGTAAACTCATTAAATGGGAATACGATAAAGAACACATTGATATTTGTAAACTTATTTTGAATGAACCAATACGGCCATCAGACAGTATCATTATTACTACACCATTTTTTCTAAAAATTCCTGATGCAAAGTTTTCACGATTAGGTCATACCAATCAGGCTTATTACATGACGCAATGGTATCCAAAGCCTGCGGTATATGACAGAAAAGGTTGGCATCAAATGCCTTATCTTGATCAAGGGGAATTTTTTAGCGAGTTTGGAAGTTTTGATGTGAAAATTACCTTGCCGGATAACTATGTTTTATGTGCAACGGGTGATAAAGAATCAAACAGTGACGAAGAAGATTTTCTAAATAAAAAAATAAATGAAACGCTAAAGGCAATCGAGAAAAGTCCGAAAGATAAACAGGATGAATCTTCTTTTTCTACGCCAGTATCTACAAAACTATTTAAGACGATTCGTTTTAGACAATCACAGGTACACGATTTTGCCTGGTTTGCAGATAAACGTTTTTATGTGATGCGTGATTCGGTCGAACTTCCAGAAAGTAAACGGAAAGTAAATACCTGGGTATACTTCACACCAAAGAATTTAGAGTTTTGGAAAGATGCCATTACTTATATTGGAAAGTCTACCGTTTTTTATTCTTTGCATAATGGCGATTATCCATATAACAATGTTAGCGCTTTAGATGGGAGCATTATGGCTGGCGGAGGAATGGAGTATCCAAATATTACCGTTATAGGAGACGTTTCGTCTGCCATAGAACTCGACATGGTAATTGCACACGAAGTAGGACATAATTGGTTTTATGGGATTCTTGGAAGCAACGAACGCGATCATCCTTTTTTAGATGAAGGAGTAAATTCGTTTGTTGAGTTAAGATATATGCGCACAAACTATCCTGAAAAAAAATTAGGGGCCTTCATTCAAAAAGATTCTACTTTTAAATTATTTGGCCTAAATAAATTTCCTTTTTGGAAATATCAAGAACTTCCTTTTTATTCGGCTATACGAAAAAGAACAGATCAAGAAATTTTCTTAGCGTCAACAGATTTTACCGAATCAAATTACGGTGCAATTGTTTACGGAAAAAGCGCACTGGTCTTAGATTATTTAATGGATTACATGGGCGAAAATGTTCTCGATAAAGCCATGCATAGCTACTTTGAAACTTATAAATTTAAGCACCCTTCTCCCAATGATTTTTTTAAAACGCTCAATGAGTTTTCAGGAAAAGACCTGAACGATTTTCAAAAGCATTTAATTTATTCGACCGCTAAGATTGATTATAAAATCACTAAGGTTAAACTTAAAAAAGAAGGTGGGTATACGCTCACACTTAAAAACAAAACCAATGCAATATTGCCTTTCAATATCACAAGTTATGATAAAACTAATACTCCTATTGACGTAAAATGGTATGATGGTTTTGAAAACAAACGTGAGATAACTATAACAAGTGCTGAGGTAGATCATTTTAAAATTGACGGACAAAATAGAATGCCTGACATCAATCGTAAAAACAATATCATTAAAGCGCAGGGTTTGTTTAAACGATCACGTCCATTGCGTTTAAGTTTTCTAAGTAGATTTGAAGAACCATCTCGCACCAATATTAATTACATTCCCATGATTGCCGGAAATTATTATAACGGTGCTATGGTGGGTATGGCTTTTCATAATTACGGGTTTTATGAACGACGTTTTGAGTATTTAATCGCACCCATGTTTGCTTTTAATACAAAAACACCCGTTGGATTTTTAGAGTTTAATTATAACGCCTATCCTAAAAAAGTTTTCCAACAAATAACTATTGGCGCAAAAGCTAAAACCTTTGCTTATGATCAGTTTAAAACGAAGTTTGTGAATGAAATCTTAAGTACGAATTACCAGGACCTGCCTTTAAATTTTTATAAAATAGCTCCTTACGTAAAGTTTGAACTCAAAAAGAAAAATCCTCTCAGTCATATTTCTCAATTTATAACATACAGCAATACCAATTTACTTGTAGATAGCCTTGATACGAAAGCATTTGTAACGGGTGAAGGTCTTAAGAAAAAAACCGAGTATTCTTTTGTGAACCAATTAAATTATGATTTAAAAAACGCACGAGCTATAGACCCATTTAGTTTTAATATCAGCCTACAGCATACTTCTTCTATGGCCAAGATTTCAGGTGCCTTGAATTATAAAATCGCATTAAACAAAAAACACAGCATCGATTTACGCGTTTTTGCAGGAGCTTTTCTTGCAGGGAATTCCAATGAACGAGGATATTATGCCTTTAGAGCAAGTGGTTATAACGGTTGGCATGATTATATGTTCGATGGTAATTATGTTGCGAGGAATGAAAGAGGTGGATTTGGTTTTAGTCAGTTTATAGAAAAAGATGGCGCTTTAAAAATATGGACCCCACTCGGGCAAAGCGCTGAATGGCTAACTTCTGTGAATATTAAATCACCGCGTGCTTTTAAATTTATCCGGGTGTTTGGAGACTTGGTTGTGTGTGATGGACGTTCTTTATTAAACGATAAATTTTTGTGGGATGCAGGATTTAATTTGGTGTTTTGGAACGATATCATAGAAGTCTATATTCCATTGGTTTACAACACGGATATCAAAAAAACACTGGATCTAAATAAAGTAAGTTTTCCAAATACCATACGCTTTACATTTAATATTCATAAATTGGGCATTAAAAGTATTTTACAAAACAGTTTTTTTTAG
- a CDS encoding TlpA disulfide reductase family protein: protein MYKSIICLGTLALLASCNPSKSDGSFELKGNFSNSKGETVYLEKLSSAQPVLIDSVVIDEKGDFEFANYQPKIGFYRVKINAQNFAMLVLDSAVKIRITGNVNDLGNSYKVEGSEETKLFMEYNEISKARDLRLDSLNKAFQIVMEGSKMDSKKMDSLSQIFEAPYNAIVSASSDLVIDKLKKNASMYSSLIAVQALEPDKYPDIYKLLDEGLSKKFPNDNNVKMFHSVVSSMQATAIGQVAPDIILNSPEGKEIALSSLKGKVVLVDFWASWCGPCRKEMPNVVKAYAKFKNKGFEIFGVSLDKEGERWVEAIAKDGITWPQVSDLKQWESSVVRLYNIQGIPYTVLLDKEGKIIAKNLRGEELEKKLAEVLN from the coding sequence ATGTATAAATCGATTATCTGCCTTGGAACTCTTGCATTACTGGCTTCATGCAACCCCTCTAAAAGCGACGGAAGCTTTGAATTAAAAGGAAATTTTTCTAATTCAAAAGGTGAAACCGTTTACCTTGAAAAATTAAGTAGTGCACAACCAGTTCTTATTGATAGTGTGGTTATTGATGAAAAAGGAGATTTTGAGTTTGCGAATTATCAACCTAAAATTGGTTTCTATAGAGTGAAAATAAATGCTCAAAATTTTGCTATGTTGGTTTTAGATTCGGCTGTCAAAATTAGAATAACTGGTAACGTCAATGATTTAGGAAACAGTTATAAAGTGGAAGGCTCTGAAGAAACAAAATTGTTTATGGAGTACAATGAGATTTCTAAAGCACGTGATTTGCGACTCGATTCTTTAAACAAAGCGTTTCAAATTGTGATGGAGGGAAGTAAAATGGATTCAAAAAAGATGGACTCTCTTAGTCAAATTTTTGAAGCACCATATAATGCAATTGTTAGTGCTTCGAGTGATTTAGTAATCGATAAATTAAAAAAGAATGCATCGATGTACTCGTCATTAATTGCTGTGCAAGCACTAGAGCCGGATAAGTATCCAGATATCTATAAACTGTTGGATGAAGGACTTTCTAAAAAATTTCCTAACGATAATAATGTAAAAATGTTTCACAGCGTGGTTAGTTCTATGCAAGCTACTGCTATTGGACAAGTTGCGCCAGACATTATTTTAAACTCACCAGAAGGCAAAGAAATTGCATTAAGTTCACTTAAAGGGAAAGTAGTGTTGGTTGATTTTTGGGCGAGCTGGTGCGGTCCTTGTCGTAAAGAAATGCCGAACGTAGTAAAGGCTTATGCAAAATTTAAAAATAAAGGATTTGAAATTTTTGGTGTTTCTTTGGATAAAGAAGGAGAACGTTGGGTAGAGGCTATTGCTAAAGATGGCATTACCTGGCCACAAGTAAGCGACTTAAAGCAATGGGAAAGCAGTGTGGTTAGATTGTACAATATTCAAGGGATTCCATACACTGTTTTATTAGACAAGGAAGGTAAAATAATTGCAAAAAATCTTCGAGGCGAAGAATTAGAAAAAAAGCTCGCTGAAGTTTTAAACTAA
- the gatB gene encoding Asp-tRNA(Asn)/Glu-tRNA(Gln) amidotransferase subunit GatB, with the protein MSVYDKYEPVIGLECHIQLLTKTKMYSNDIAEYGGLPNSHVSVVTLGHPGTLPVVNERAIEFAVKLGIAVNSDIREENQFARKNYFYADLPKGYQITQDKTPICTGGYVSYKLDGVEKKVNLTRIHMEEDAGKSLHDIDPFETLIDLNRAGTPLLEIVSEPEIKSGEEAYAYMTEVRKLVRYLGICDGNMEEGSLRCDANISVMKKGSKTFGKKVEVKNMNSFRNVQRAIDFEIKRQIDLLEEGGEISGETRSFDAVNDLTFSLRSKENANDYRYFPEPDLQPVYITQEYINKIKAVLPTLPAELFKTYTEKYKLSEYDALQIIESKEVAMYFNELVKHTSNYKGGANWIIGPIRSYLNERALNFSEFTLSPEKIAEIIQLIDSGKVSNSVASQTIFPALIENPSATAEEIAKQKDLIQNSDSNELQGLIDTALSKFPEKIAEYKNGKVGLLGMFVGEVMKLSKGKADPKLLNQLVKETLEK; encoded by the coding sequence ATGAGTGTTTACGATAAATACGAGCCGGTAATAGGTTTAGAGTGTCACATACAATTGCTTACAAAAACCAAAATGTACAGCAACGATATTGCAGAGTATGGTGGATTGCCAAATTCACATGTTAGCGTGGTTACATTGGGTCATCCCGGCACTTTGCCTGTAGTGAATGAACGAGCAATTGAATTTGCCGTTAAGTTGGGAATCGCTGTAAACTCTGATATCCGCGAAGAAAATCAATTCGCGCGTAAAAATTATTTCTATGCCGATCTTCCAAAAGGTTATCAGATAACGCAGGATAAAACCCCTATTTGTACAGGCGGTTATGTTAGCTATAAGTTAGATGGAGTCGAGAAAAAGGTAAACCTTACACGTATTCACATGGAAGAAGATGCTGGTAAAAGTTTGCACGATATTGATCCTTTTGAAACGCTTATAGACCTTAACCGTGCAGGAACACCTTTGTTAGAGATAGTTTCTGAACCTGAAATAAAAAGTGGTGAAGAAGCTTACGCATACATGACAGAAGTTAGAAAACTTGTCCGTTACCTTGGAATTTGTGACGGTAACATGGAGGAAGGTTCATTACGTTGTGACGCCAATATTTCAGTAATGAAAAAAGGTTCTAAAACCTTTGGAAAAAAAGTGGAAGTTAAAAACATGAACTCCTTCCGTAATGTGCAACGCGCAATCGATTTTGAAATTAAACGTCAGATTGATTTATTAGAGGAAGGTGGAGAAATTTCAGGAGAGACACGTAGTTTCGACGCAGTAAATGATCTTACCTTTAGTTTGAGAAGTAAAGAAAACGCAAACGATTACCGTTATTTTCCTGAACCAGATTTACAACCTGTTTACATCACTCAAGAATACATAAATAAAATTAAAGCAGTTCTGCCAACACTTCCGGCCGAATTATTTAAAACCTATACCGAAAAATATAAGTTAAGTGAATACGATGCACTTCAAATTATTGAATCCAAAGAAGTGGCCATGTATTTTAACGAACTTGTTAAACATACTTCTAATTATAAAGGTGGGGCAAACTGGATCATAGGTCCGATTAGATCTTACCTGAATGAACGCGCTTTAAATTTTTCTGAGTTTACTTTATCGCCTGAGAAAATTGCCGAGATTATTCAACTAATTGATTCCGGTAAAGTAAGTAACTCTGTTGCTTCTCAAACTATATTCCCTGCTCTTATTGAGAATCCGTCTGCTACTGCTGAAGAAATTGCCAAACAAAAAGATCTCATTCAAAACAGTGATAGCAATGAATTGCAAGGTTTAATAGACACGGCGCTTTCTAAATTTCCTGAAAAAATCGCTGAATACAAAAATGGAAAAGTAGGTTTATTGGGTATGTTTGTTGGAGAAGTAATGAAATTGAGTAAAGGAAAAGCAGATCCGAAATTATTAAATCAGTTAGTAAAAGAAACCTTAGAAAAATAA